One Triticum dicoccoides isolate Atlit2015 ecotype Zavitan chromosome 4B, WEW_v2.0, whole genome shotgun sequence genomic window carries:
- the LOC119294911 gene encoding uncharacterized protein LOC119294911, whose protein sequence is MGASESLLARQTQQQQRPQWADEITTVSDGRRDAANEDPLLRRIRSLTIAPPLLSGQPAAGSETETSFTDILVRKPSGSSLAASGNLSPNLMFELFAMYREWQEEMAKEISGRQGELENKIETADALAVKLLQRFNYSVTSMRSTSHNLAEVHPLQVEVGELKGRLTEVISNCDALCKRITAEGPESLQTSVEPFTTGILGTGGGSPDPKEQP, encoded by the exons ATGGGGGCTTCCGAGTCTCTCCTGGCCAGGCAgacgcagcagcagcagcgaccGCAGTGGGCGGACGAGATCACGACGGTATCCGACGGCCGGCGCGACGCCGCGAACGAAGACCCTCTCCTCCGCCGCATCCGGTCACTTACCATC GCCCCGCCGCTGTTGAGCGGTCAGCCAGCGGCGGGCTCGGAGACGGAGACCAGCTTCACTGATATTCTTGTACGGAAACCCTCCGGCTCCTCCTTGGCCGCCTCTG GCAATTTGAGTCCAAATCTGATGTTTGAGCTTTTTGCTATGTACCGTGAATGGCAAGAAGAGATGGCCAAGGAAATCAGTGGAAGACAG GGAGAGCTAGAAAATAAGATAGAAACGGCAGATGCATTGGCTGTTAAACTTCTCCAGCGGTTCAATTACTCTGTTACTTCGATGAGATCAACCTCTCACAATCTTGCTGAAG TTCATCCATTGCAGGTGGAAGTTGGTGAATTGAAGGGCAGGTTAACTGAAGTAATAAGCAACTGCGATGCACTGTGCAAGAGGATTACTGCAGAAGGGCCAGAAAGTTTGCAAACGTCCGTCGAACCTTTCACCACTGGCATACTGGGGACGGGAGGTGGATCCCCTGACCCAAAAGAGCAGCCCTGA